One Mercurialis annua linkage group LG3, ddMerAnnu1.2, whole genome shotgun sequence DNA window includes the following coding sequences:
- the LOC126675487 gene encoding uncharacterized protein LOC126675487 produces the protein MADSKLKLERNLRCHHCAGPLSKDMETSEWTVAPLIRDSFSMIGSAVGGTTSAFYGFNHVMPVVRNWVKGPMWLHFLIGAPPVIVFSSACAGLVGGAVPALAQLASSSYHAAVSSPSLPPSSQDQKMHSSRSSSIL, from the exons ATGGCGGATTCGAAACTGAAACTTGAACGTAATCTCCGATGCCATCACTGTGCTGGCCCTCTTTCAAAGGATATG GAAACTAGTGAATGGACTGTTGCACCTCTAATCAGAGACAGCTTTTCTATG ATCGGTTCTGCTGTTGGCGGTACAACTAGTGCATTTTACGGATTTAACCATG TGATGCCGGTGGTTCGTAATTGGGTGAAAGGACCAATGTGGCTGCATTTCCTCATTGGT GCGCCACCTGTAATAGTATTCTCCTCAGCCTGTGCAGGTTTAGTAG GTGGTGCTGTTCCGGCGTTAGCACAACTAGCTTCATCTTCTTACCATGCAGCAGTCTCATCTCCTTCACTACCTCCTTCCTCGCAGGATCAGAAGATGCACAGCTCTAGAAGTTCATCTATATTGTAA
- the LOC126671393 gene encoding early nodulin-93-like translates to MGIVSEMRDYWADNKIIDNNKNKSPSFVIASPAEDQRILEARRCTQEGVKAGAKAAAVTAVVSAVPTLAAVRMIPWAKANLNYTAQALIISSASIAAYFITADKTILECARRNADYHRRT, encoded by the exons atggGAATTGTATCAGAAATGAGAGATTATTGGGCTGACaacaaaattattgataataacaaaaataaatctcCTTCGTTTGTGATTGCTTCTCCAGCTGAAGATCAGAGGATTTTGGAAGCTAGACGATGTACTCAAG AAGGAGTTAAAGCTGGAGCTAAAGCAGCTGCTGTTACTGCCGTTGTTAGTGCTGTCCCAACt TTGGCTGCCGTTCGTATGATTCCATGGGCAAAAGCAAATCTTAATTACACTGCTCAAGCGCTTATCATCTCTTCTG CATCCATTGCTGCTTACTTTATCACTGCTGATAAAACTATCTTGGAGTGTGCACGAAGAAACGCAGATTACCACAGAAGAACTTGA